A genomic segment from uncultured Desulfuromonas sp. encodes:
- a CDS encoding IS110 family transposase — protein sequence MTQAQDRVQQFRRLRESIRGCKTTLVVGIDIAKDKHHAFFGDANGRTLWKKLIFYNTIEDFKKLQSMADSLMVKHTLKECVYGVEPTASYHKPLAEYLIRNNEQVVYVSNVAVAKNRTLLDGRWDKNNTKDAANIADLVSQGRCQFYDPGEDEIRELRSLLAYRAKLKKQEHGLRMRIRNNLLAQYFPELDKQMPQGGQDGLILDLIANDFDPARIAAMSFEGFRRGYQMQKRSMAQERLLEAIWQASQLSVGCALPESAAWEGRALVEQLCQVRQIKRDLEKRLKDVAQTFPAYACLLTIPGFGPIVSAMTLAAIGDANRFTSRKQVLRLAGLDLSASRSGKKSDSAIPVISKQGKAGLRYALVQAAQIASYKDATIRSYFTGLLKGREMERGIKLKMRVKLAAKMLIIAWTLMKRNQAFDSDCFTRT from the coding sequence ATGACGCAAGCACAAGATAGGGTGCAACAGTTCAGGCGGTTGCGCGAATCCATTCGCGGCTGCAAAACGACGCTGGTGGTCGGGATTGATATTGCCAAAGATAAACATCATGCTTTCTTCGGCGATGCAAACGGCAGGACGCTTTGGAAGAAATTGATCTTTTACAATACCATCGAAGACTTTAAAAAGCTTCAGTCCATGGCGGATAGCCTGATGGTGAAGCATACGTTGAAAGAATGCGTCTATGGTGTCGAACCGACAGCTTCTTATCACAAACCACTGGCTGAATATTTGATTCGCAACAACGAGCAGGTTGTTTATGTCTCCAATGTTGCCGTAGCCAAAAACAGAACGTTGCTGGATGGCCGCTGGGACAAAAACAACACCAAGGATGCCGCGAATATTGCTGATCTGGTTAGTCAGGGGCGCTGTCAATTTTATGATCCCGGCGAGGATGAGATCCGTGAATTGCGCAGCTTGCTCGCCTATCGGGCCAAGTTGAAAAAGCAGGAACACGGCTTGCGAATGCGCATCCGCAACAATTTGCTGGCGCAGTATTTCCCGGAATTGGACAAGCAGATGCCCCAAGGCGGGCAAGATGGTCTCATTCTCGATCTCATTGCCAACGATTTCGACCCGGCACGTATTGCCGCGATGTCCTTTGAAGGTTTTCGCCGAGGCTACCAGATGCAAAAACGCTCCATGGCTCAAGAACGCCTGTTAGAGGCCATCTGGCAGGCCAGTCAGCTTTCCGTCGGCTGCGCCTTGCCCGAGTCGGCAGCCTGGGAGGGACGCGCACTGGTCGAGCAGCTCTGTCAGGTGCGCCAGATCAAGCGTGACTTGGAAAAACGACTCAAGGACGTTGCGCAAACGTTCCCGGCCTACGCCTGTCTGCTGACAATCCCCGGCTTTGGTCCAATCGTCTCGGCCATGACCCTGGCGGCTATTGGCGATGCCAATCGTTTTACCAGCCGCAAGCAGGTCCTGCGCTTGGCGGGACTGGATCTCAGCGCCTCGCGAAGCGGCAAGAAGAGCGACAGCGCGATACCGGTCATCTCCAAACAAGGCAAAGCCGGATTGCGCTATGCCTTGGTGCAGGCGGCACAAATTGCCAGCTACAAAGATGCAACCATCCGCAGCTACTTTACCGGCCTGCTCAAAGGACGGGAAATGGAACGCGGCATCAAGTTAAAGATGCGGGTCAAGCTGGCGGCCAAAATGCTGATTATTGCCTGGACCCTGATGAAACGGAACCAGGCATTTGATTCTGACTGCTTCACAAGGACGTAA
- a CDS encoding CARDB domain-containing protein: MKVVSKPILLFMVWLCCFVASAGADNSYDRELLVKDEQRSDRVQSVFKELMTAYEDEDAQGFLDLVSDERFRQDYITFTDALYTDFRNYEIHHVDYWIDRIVPDHVKRFLYVRWEKRYEDLDDGRQLTTRGFSRFLFDDVEGDYLLVELAGNNLFGSSLKEWRDEVPPISGQEMISRPADNPQADDVCDKDHLYLCDVTNCVEYGGYWYDGSCHAEQGEVCDAQHLYLCDASNCEIQGGYWYNNSCNSDPQPVCDPQHLYLCDASNCVSQGGGYWYDNSCHSEQNEVCDPQHLNLCDATNCENVGGGYWYNNTCNADPQQVCDPQHLYLCDASNCESVGGGYWYDNTCNADPQLVCDPQHLYLCDASNCESVGGGYWYNNTCNREPLPVCDSQHLDLCINLASCRKNGGYWYDNSCHYDPQPQPDLVVDQALLFCSGSTSLRYTVRNYGTASSGSCQLEIVIYKDVYYESIPSLSSGQFYTAELSVTSDSCPGGYPADHVVIDYQDVVVESNEDNNVRAVQLGN, encoded by the coding sequence ATGAAGGTTGTGTCAAAGCCGATTCTGCTTTTCATGGTGTGGTTGTGTTGCTTTGTCGCTTCTGCTGGAGCAGATAACAGTTATGACCGTGAGTTGCTGGTAAAAGATGAGCAACGCTCTGATCGGGTTCAGTCTGTTTTTAAGGAGTTGATGACAGCCTACGAAGATGAAGATGCTCAAGGGTTTCTGGATCTGGTTTCCGATGAGCGTTTCCGCCAGGATTACATTACCTTTACAGACGCGCTTTATACGGATTTTCGAAATTACGAAATCCATCATGTGGATTACTGGATTGATCGAATCGTGCCGGATCATGTGAAACGGTTTTTATATGTTCGCTGGGAAAAACGTTATGAAGATCTGGATGATGGGCGCCAGCTGACAACGCGTGGTTTTTCCCGCTTTTTGTTTGATGACGTTGAAGGCGACTATCTGTTGGTAGAGCTTGCTGGCAACAATCTGTTCGGCTCCAGCTTGAAAGAGTGGCGCGATGAAGTTCCGCCGATTTCAGGACAAGAAATGATCTCCCGTCCTGCTGACAATCCTCAAGCTGACGATGTCTGTGACAAAGATCACTTATATCTGTGTGATGTTACAAACTGTGTTGAATATGGTGGCTATTGGTACGACGGTAGCTGCCATGCCGAACAAGGCGAAGTCTGTGATGCTCAACACCTTTATCTGTGTGATGCCTCTAACTGCGAAATACAGGGAGGTTACTGGTACAACAACTCCTGTAACTCTGATCCCCAGCCGGTGTGTGATCCGCAACACCTTTATCTCTGTGACGCATCAAATTGCGTATCACAAGGTGGTGGTTATTGGTATGACAACAGTTGTCATTCTGAACAAAACGAAGTGTGTGATCCGCAACATCTGAACTTATGCGATGCCACAAATTGCGAAAATGTTGGTGGCGGCTACTGGTATAACAATACTTGTAACGCTGATCCTCAGCAGGTTTGTGACCCGCAGCATCTCTATTTGTGCGACGCGTCAAACTGTGAGTCCGTCGGTGGCGGCTATTGGTATGACAATACCTGTAACGCCGATCCTCAACTGGTTTGTGACCCGCAGCATCTGTATTTGTGCGATGCATCAAACTGCGAGTCCGTCGGTGGCGGCTATTGGTATAACAATACTTGTAATCGAGAGCCTCTGCCTGTTTGCGATTCACAGCATTTAGATTTATGTATCAATTTAGCAAGTTGTCGTAAGAATGGCGGCTACTGGTATGACAACAGCTGTCATTACGATCCGCAACCGCAGCCCGACCTGGTTGTTGATCAGGCACTGTTGTTCTGCAGTGGTTCGACCTCTCTGCGCTATACCGTACGCAATTACGGCACGGCCTCAAGCGGGTCCTGTCAGCTCGAGATTGTTATCTACAAAGATGTCTATTATGAAAGCATCCCAAGTCTGTCGTCAGGTCAGTTCTATACTGCTGAGCTGAGTGTCACGAGTGATAGCTGCCCCGGTGGATATCCCGCTGATCATGTGGTGATCGACTATCAGGATGTTGTTGTTGAAAGTAACGAAGACAACAACGTCCGAGCCGTTCAACTTGGTAACTAA
- a CDS encoding class I SAM-dependent methyltransferase, with protein sequence MTDKTSKEMSRDQYSQVGDAYVRSQTHATGVDLTYLLDMVQPQKDWKVLDVATGGGHTALTLAPHVQQVIAVDLTPNMVETARKFVCDEKGRSNVTFQLADAENLPFEDDSVDLVTCRIAAHHFPDCQKFIAESVRVLKKGGVLAVQDHVLPKEENHALYVDQFERLRDPSHFRAYSEQQWRQMFQQGGLQVEQTRQLTKRHNFIDWAKRMNCSQETLEELVAMMKNAPDAVITWLEPLPDADHFGKADTSFVNHHIIVVGRKG encoded by the coding sequence ATGACGGACAAAACATCAAAAGAGATGAGTCGCGATCAGTACAGTCAGGTGGGTGACGCTTACGTGCGTAGCCAAACCCACGCCACAGGCGTTGACCTCACTTATCTGCTCGACATGGTGCAACCGCAAAAAGACTGGAAGGTGCTGGATGTCGCGACTGGCGGCGGCCATACGGCCTTAACGCTGGCTCCGCATGTTCAACAGGTCATTGCCGTCGATTTGACGCCCAATATGGTGGAAACGGCGCGGAAGTTTGTCTGCGACGAAAAAGGCCGGTCCAATGTCACCTTTCAACTGGCGGACGCTGAAAACCTGCCCTTTGAGGATGACAGCGTCGATCTCGTCACCTGCCGGATCGCGGCGCATCATTTTCCCGATTGTCAAAAGTTTATCGCCGAAAGTGTCCGGGTGTTAAAAAAAGGCGGGGTGTTGGCAGTGCAGGATCATGTGCTGCCGAAAGAGGAAAACCACGCGCTTTACGTGGACCAGTTTGAGCGCCTGCGCGACCCCTCCCACTTTCGCGCCTATTCAGAGCAGCAATGGCGGCAGATGTTTCAGCAAGGCGGGCTGCAGGTCGAGCAAACCCGACAATTGACCAAACGGCATAACTTTATCGACTGGGCCAAACGGATGAACTGCTCCCAAGAGACGCTTGAGGAATTGGTGGCCATGATGAAAAACGCCCCTGATGCCGTTATCACTTGGCTGGAGCCGTTACCGGATGCCGATCATTTCGGGAAAGCGGATACGAGCTTTGTCAATCACCACATTATTGTTGTCGGACGCAAAGGTTGA
- a CDS encoding Crp/Fnr family transcriptional regulator, producing the protein MAAKMKLSDIDILKLFSTPDFAELLSGFSKREYARKELISSPYDDKDSIFIVQSGRLRVYLCYEDREFTLALLEAGDIFSTHAPTYAEAMENSVILAADTRSFQQKIIEHPEITGTVVKVLGELLNNSINIIEGLVFKDVKQRLYDFLLNAVAERGKEHSDGVIIELGLSTEDIALLIGTTRQTISMLMNELIKAGHIRRLDRQNILIINSEILSSLQQGS; encoded by the coding sequence ATGGCTGCAAAAATGAAACTTTCTGATATCGACATTCTCAAACTGTTTTCAACTCCTGATTTTGCTGAGCTGCTCTCAGGATTCAGCAAGCGAGAATATGCCAGGAAGGAACTGATCAGTTCACCTTATGACGATAAAGATTCGATTTTTATTGTCCAGTCCGGACGACTGCGCGTTTACCTCTGCTACGAAGATCGTGAGTTCACTCTGGCCCTTCTGGAAGCCGGAGATATCTTCAGTACCCATGCCCCAACCTATGCGGAAGCAATGGAAAATTCCGTCATCCTTGCTGCGGACACCCGATCGTTTCAACAAAAAATTATCGAACACCCTGAAATAACAGGAACTGTTGTTAAAGTGCTGGGCGAACTCCTGAATAATTCAATCAACATTATAGAAGGACTGGTTTTCAAGGATGTCAAACAGCGCCTGTATGATTTTCTGCTCAACGCGGTGGCCGAGAGAGGGAAAGAACATTCTGATGGGGTTATCATCGAGCTGGGGCTCAGTACAGAAGACATCGCCCTGTTGATCGGGACGACCCGGCAAACCATTTCAATGCTCATGAACGAATTAATCAAGGCAGGTCACATCAGAAGGTTGGACCGTCAGAATATCTTGATCATAAATAGTGAAATACTCAGCTCCTTGCAACAAGGTTCCTAA
- the cowN gene encoding N(2)-fixation sustaining protein CowN, producing MEQAQLKPDRYLSFKGIDEEKNTTEFIRMLRVHIDDPDKTNAFWEKYKLMLADSESGKSGKDYLFLIHSYLNVLRDYLEEMEDEAALALLEKIEVESC from the coding sequence ATGGAGCAAGCACAGCTGAAACCAGATCGCTATCTGTCTTTTAAAGGCATCGATGAAGAAAAAAATACGACAGAGTTTATCCGAATGCTCAGAGTCCATATTGACGACCCGGACAAAACCAATGCCTTTTGGGAAAAATACAAATTGATGCTGGCGGACTCGGAGTCTGGAAAATCCGGCAAAGATTACCTATTTTTGATCCATAGCTATCTCAATGTTCTCAGAGATTATCTTGAAGAGATGGAAGACGAAGCTGCTCTTGCACTTTTGGAAAAGATCGAAGTAGAGAGCTGCTAA
- a CDS encoding diguanylate cyclase yields MNQTYKIRTRIAGQLGIFFIIIFVILGYFTTSFLYQEYLKRFKTDFFNRVSNYAMNIDGKLLSAHQTLISVSAVLPQHALSNPEKLQQWLNDRRGLLSTFDKGLFIFDAEGVLIVESPFKPQRRGRDYSFRDYYQQTIKSRQPFISNPYSSSQKDNHPSIMMTVPIFDEENNLVAIFSGALDLLRNNFLGKLPKQKLGKDGYFFLASMNRTIIVHPDSSRIMQDDVPIGVNLLFDHAMEGKDSCEVNTNSRGLKAVSAFKRLDSIDWVLGANYPLSELEEPLNASRRLIWLFMGGALLAVFIFTVFTLQLIFKPLFSFTDHLASLPSKKGKERLFAARSSGELSIMTRTFNRMIKKLDESHRDLDHAQEMAHLGSWSWDAQSNELTWSDEVFRIMGDTPNAHQPTLKYFIDKIHPEDRESVNTAINTAMEQLTAYETEHRIIDSQGQTKYVREQGEIRQDKQGLAIGMVGTIQDITNMILLQQKLERLATTDELTGATNRRQLFAHAEQLCHLAKRYQTPFSVIFYDLDHFKAVNDTYGHAAGDEVLRQTTEKAKTMLRDTDILARYGGEEFCVLLPETNCENAFHLAERIRTGIKENEINLSSGESLKVTLSIGVAEYRKNEQPSALIDRADQGVYVAKEKGRDCVVISNE; encoded by the coding sequence TTGAACCAAACATATAAAATAAGAACGAGAATTGCCGGACAATTAGGCATTTTCTTTATTATCATATTTGTGATTTTAGGTTACTTCACAACATCTTTTTTATATCAAGAATATTTAAAACGCTTTAAGACGGACTTCTTCAACCGAGTTTCCAACTATGCCATGAATATTGATGGCAAGCTCCTTTCCGCCCATCAAACACTTATTTCGGTTTCTGCAGTATTACCTCAGCACGCTCTTTCCAATCCCGAAAAGTTACAACAGTGGCTTAATGACCGTCGCGGTCTTTTGAGTACGTTTGACAAAGGGCTCTTTATTTTCGATGCAGAGGGCGTACTAATCGTCGAATCCCCTTTTAAACCGCAACGCAGAGGTCGCGATTACAGTTTCCGCGACTATTACCAACAGACCATCAAAAGTCGGCAGCCTTTCATCTCCAACCCCTATTCTTCGTCACAAAAGGACAATCATCCGTCCATCATGATGACGGTTCCAATTTTTGATGAAGAAAACAATCTTGTCGCCATTTTCAGTGGCGCATTAGATCTGTTGCGCAATAACTTTTTAGGCAAGCTGCCTAAACAAAAGCTAGGGAAAGATGGATATTTTTTCCTGGCGAGCATGAATAGGACAATTATCGTTCACCCTGACAGCTCGCGCATTATGCAGGATGATGTGCCCATAGGTGTAAATCTGTTATTCGATCACGCGATGGAAGGAAAAGACAGTTGCGAGGTCAACACCAACTCGCGGGGATTAAAAGCCGTTTCCGCCTTCAAGAGGCTAGACTCAATAGATTGGGTTTTGGGAGCAAACTATCCATTATCCGAACTCGAGGAACCCCTGAACGCTTCTCGTCGCCTTATCTGGCTTTTTATGGGAGGAGCGCTTCTAGCTGTATTTATCTTCACAGTCTTCACCTTGCAACTCATCTTTAAGCCACTGTTTTCATTTACTGATCACTTGGCATCACTCCCGTCTAAAAAGGGCAAAGAGCGTCTTTTTGCCGCCAGGAGCAGTGGAGAACTCTCTATCATGACGCGAACCTTCAACCGCATGATTAAAAAACTGGATGAGAGCCACCGCGATCTCGACCATGCCCAAGAGATGGCTCATTTAGGCAGTTGGAGCTGGGATGCCCAAAGCAATGAACTCACATGGTCAGATGAGGTATTCAGAATCATGGGAGATACGCCCAACGCCCACCAACCGACCCTGAAATATTTTATTGATAAAATTCATCCGGAAGATCGTGAATCCGTCAATACCGCGATCAATACCGCCATGGAACAATTGACGGCCTACGAAACAGAGCATCGCATTATCGATTCGCAAGGACAGACCAAATATGTCCGCGAACAGGGTGAGATCCGCCAAGACAAACAGGGGCTTGCCATCGGCATGGTCGGCACGATTCAGGACATCACCAACATGATTCTGCTACAGCAGAAACTGGAGCGGCTTGCCACCACCGACGAACTCACCGGAGCCACCAACAGGCGACAGCTATTTGCTCACGCCGAGCAACTCTGTCACCTGGCCAAAAGATACCAGACACCCTTCAGTGTCATCTTTTACGACCTGGATCACTTTAAGGCGGTGAACGATACTTATGGACATGCGGCAGGTGACGAGGTCCTGAGGCAAACGACAGAAAAAGCCAAGACCATGCTGCGCGACACCGACATTCTCGCTCGCTACGGCGGAGAAGAATTTTGCGTCCTCCTGCCTGAGACGAACTGCGAAAACGCTTTTCACCTTGCTGAACGGATCAGAACAGGAATAAAAGAAAATGAAATCAACCTCAGTAGCGGTGAATCTCTGAAAGTAACACTCAGCATTGGCGTCGCTGAATATCGCAAAAATGAACAGCCGTCTGCCCTTATTGACAGAGCCGACCAAGGGGTCTATGTCGCAAAAGAAAAAGGTCGCGACTGTGTGGTCATCAGCAACGAATAA
- a CDS encoding diguanylate cyclase, with protein sequence MRKPIYIVILFVILQASLTFAQNNIDNSSRLPANSEQALTNAASFPNLTDGEIAYLAQKKTIKVCVDPGWMPFEAVTNNRHVGMSADYLDVVSQQLGINFQRVPTESWPETLETVKSRECDILPLAMATPERKTYLNFTTPYIVIPLVIATTKERPFIADLTDVLHHRMGLVKGYAFTDILKMEYPEMDIMEFDTIYDGLAALEKNEIYGFIDNLTTISYEITHYFSSSIKISGRINRNWELGIAVRNDDPVLLRILDKAVRSIGSNKVQEIHSKWIAVTYEHQFDYSLFWKVLAATGVVGLLFLTRYRKVNRFNKTLQDLNMRLKESEESFRSLVDNAHEGIVVVQNKRLVFVNPRACEMTGYDYEALLALDSFLPLIAPEARETMMANHLKRLAGKASPVRYESQFLKRDGTIYPIELTGVLINWKNNPATLNILSDISERKASEAAVRFMALHDNLTRLPNRYLLMERLEQSLAQARRSRQPMAVLFMDLDGFKQVNDTYGHDVGDKLLKGVAERVQQLMRDSDTLARMGGDEFVILLPQVDGLSGVETLIRRIDKALQSPFEFDSLEVKSRASVGFSLFPEDGETAEELLRVSDQNMYVVKQKGRAGLQG encoded by the coding sequence ATGCGGAAGCCAATCTATATCGTGATTTTATTCGTGATCCTCCAAGCCTCTTTGACGTTTGCCCAGAACAACATAGACAATTCTTCCAGACTCCCTGCCAATAGTGAGCAAGCGCTGACTAATGCTGCATCTTTTCCGAATCTGACAGATGGGGAAATAGCGTATCTGGCACAAAAAAAGACGATTAAGGTGTGTGTTGATCCTGGCTGGATGCCCTTTGAGGCGGTCACCAATAACAGACATGTCGGAATGAGTGCCGACTATCTTGATGTGGTCTCACAACAGCTGGGAATCAACTTTCAGCGGGTTCCAACTGAGTCATGGCCGGAAACACTTGAGACGGTGAAATCACGGGAATGCGATATTCTGCCACTGGCCATGGCAACGCCGGAAAGAAAAACATACCTGAACTTTACAACGCCCTATATCGTTATTCCTCTTGTTATTGCCACAACCAAGGAAAGGCCCTTCATCGCAGATCTGACGGATGTGCTTCATCATCGCATGGGGCTTGTGAAAGGCTATGCTTTTACAGATATCCTGAAAATGGAATATCCTGAAATGGATATTATGGAATTTGATACGATCTACGATGGACTTGCCGCACTTGAGAAAAATGAGATCTACGGATTTATCGACAACCTGACAACCATTTCATATGAAATTACCCATTACTTTTCATCGTCGATTAAAATTTCTGGACGGATCAATCGAAACTGGGAGCTTGGCATTGCCGTCAGGAATGACGATCCTGTGCTGCTTCGCATTCTTGATAAGGCGGTGAGAAGCATAGGCAGTAATAAGGTCCAGGAAATACACAGCAAATGGATTGCCGTTACCTATGAACATCAGTTTGACTATTCATTATTCTGGAAAGTGCTGGCTGCTACCGGTGTTGTCGGACTTCTGTTCCTTACTCGCTATCGTAAGGTCAACAGGTTTAACAAGACACTCCAAGACCTCAATATGCGATTAAAGGAGAGTGAAGAGTCTTTTCGCAGTCTGGTCGATAATGCCCATGAAGGGATCGTTGTCGTCCAAAATAAGCGATTGGTCTTCGTAAATCCACGCGCGTGTGAAATGACCGGTTATGATTACGAGGCTTTGTTGGCGCTGGACAGCTTCTTGCCTCTGATTGCCCCCGAAGCACGTGAGACGATGATGGCTAATCATCTGAAACGGCTGGCCGGAAAAGCCTCTCCTGTCCGATACGAAAGCCAGTTTCTTAAGCGTGACGGTACCATTTATCCGATAGAGCTGACGGGTGTGTTGATCAATTGGAAGAACAATCCGGCCACCCTGAATATCCTTTCCGATATCAGTGAACGCAAAGCTTCAGAAGCTGCCGTGCGGTTTATGGCTCTTCACGATAATTTGACGCGTCTTCCCAACCGCTATTTGTTGATGGAGCGTCTGGAACAATCCCTTGCTCAGGCTCGGCGCTCCAGGCAGCCGATGGCTGTTCTTTTCATGGATCTGGACGGTTTTAAACAGGTCAATGATACTTATGGGCATGATGTTGGCGATAAACTTCTCAAAGGCGTTGCCGAGCGGGTGCAGCAGTTGATGCGCGATTCAGATACTCTGGCGCGGATGGGTGGTGACGAGTTTGTCATCCTCTTGCCCCAAGTCGATGGCTTGTCGGGTGTTGAGACTTTGATTCGCCGAATCGACAAAGCCCTGCAATCACCCTTTGAGTTCGATTCTTTAGAGGTGAAGAGTCGGGCCAGTGTCGGATTTTCCCTTTTCCCGGAGGATGGGGAGACGGCAGAGGAACTTTTGCGTGTCTCAGATCAGAACATGTATGTCGTTAAACAAAAAGGGCGGGCAGGTCTGCAGGGGTAA
- a CDS encoding OmpA family protein, which yields MRALILRCATTIFFLLGVLSVSCPAFDVTFDNVTKKETKQIDYYQLKVGKKNRYGLYRETKYTFKDKLDSKQRNALLQQNILTTLQDPSVQFDRFGVIEFEHEGDEYTVQLASYANSATLKELVATAYTPFITLDARQWPLNKKLALKGTDAPLMPLTPLIQGAAIKRLVYKNYDEQIFRVAKKTFPAQGRYWRIEYGLDKYTKNNSLRFRATHNYRDLLKNRGATIHSDDDGNGFVFELDLNGKQYVGLATGYDNSFNLDVVESEAFQQTLILSPDKLKAELDAKGKVTLEGIYFDTDKATLKPQSDRAITAAASLLRHYDDLVLEVQGHTDNQGDDGYNHDLSQRRAQSVVEALINEGTAPQQLKARGFGEERPVADNNTEQGRAQNRRVELHRLSGGDAMTMIDIDFIKPLPGAQISQRYHYDTADFVLMQTPPYNDKKSQEKITGYEAVVYHYKIIKNDKRDTSFGRVEIMKNYTNILPLQSAELLGADNSHLHFTFKDRGEGRCLYGIIKAYDGAYELWVYIQPAQPQEQPAETHLAPQSVTESAFLGIWHHQADRAATITLSQDGRVLSDANGTQENGVWNPLDSANATMEMNNSQIALHLNSDGKIKATMLMGDKTYEWYYEK from the coding sequence ATGAGAGCCCTGATATTGCGCTGCGCTACAACCATCTTTTTTTTGCTGGGTGTTTTATCCGTATCCTGCCCTGCCTTTGATGTCACCTTTGACAACGTCACCAAAAAAGAAACAAAGCAGATCGATTACTACCAGCTAAAAGTCGGCAAAAAAAATCGCTACGGGCTGTATCGGGAAACAAAATACACCTTCAAGGACAAACTCGATTCCAAACAGCGCAACGCCTTGTTACAGCAAAACATCCTCACAACACTTCAAGACCCATCCGTGCAGTTTGACCGTTTCGGAGTTATTGAATTCGAACACGAAGGCGATGAATACACCGTGCAGCTGGCCAGCTATGCCAATAGCGCAACACTGAAAGAACTCGTAGCCACAGCCTACACACCGTTTATCACGCTGGACGCCCGCCAATGGCCTTTAAACAAAAAGCTGGCCCTGAAAGGCACGGACGCTCCCCTGATGCCGTTGACACCTCTGATACAGGGCGCTGCGATCAAACGCCTGGTCTACAAAAACTACGACGAACAAATCTTCCGCGTCGCCAAAAAGACATTTCCCGCTCAAGGGCGCTACTGGCGAATTGAATACGGTCTCGATAAATACACAAAAAACAACAGCCTACGTTTCCGAGCCACCCACAACTACCGTGACCTGCTTAAAAACCGCGGAGCAACCATCCATTCCGATGACGACGGTAACGGCTTTGTCTTCGAGTTAGACCTGAACGGCAAACAGTATGTCGGCCTGGCGACGGGCTACGATAATTCATTCAATCTTGATGTCGTTGAAAGCGAAGCCTTCCAGCAGACCCTGATCCTGTCTCCAGACAAATTAAAAGCAGAACTCGACGCCAAAGGCAAAGTGACTCTCGAAGGGATCTATTTCGATACCGACAAGGCAACCCTCAAGCCTCAGTCAGATCGGGCCATCACGGCGGCAGCCTCACTGCTGCGCCATTATGATGACCTGGTTCTGGAAGTTCAGGGCCATACAGACAATCAGGGGGATGATGGCTACAATCACGACTTGTCACAAAGACGTGCGCAATCTGTCGTCGAGGCTCTGATCAACGAAGGAACGGCTCCGCAGCAGCTCAAAGCACGTGGATTCGGTGAAGAACGTCCCGTCGCCGACAACAACACAGAACAAGGCCGCGCGCAAAACCGGCGTGTCGAATTACATCGCCTCAGTGGTGGCGATGCCATGACAATGATTGATATCGACTTCATCAAACCACTGCCGGGCGCACAGATCAGTCAAAGGTATCATTACGACACAGCGGATTTTGTACTGATGCAGACTCCTCCCTACAACGATAAGAAGTCACAGGAAAAAATCACGGGGTATGAAGCGGTCGTCTACCACTACAAGATCATCAAAAATGATAAACGCGACACCAGTTTCGGTCGTGTCGAAATCATGAAAAACTACACCAACATTCTTCCTCTTCAGAGCGCAGAACTTTTGGGAGCAGACAACAGCCATCTTCATTTCACCTTTAAAGATCGCGGAGAGGGCCGCTGCCTCTATGGCATCATCAAAGCCTATGATGGGGCCTATGAACTATGGGTGTACATCCAGCCCGCCCAGCCACAAGAGCAACCGGCAGAAACACACCTTGCGCCTCAAAGCGTTACCGAGTCCGCCTTTCTCGGCATCTGGCACCATCAAGCAGATCGCGCAGCCACCATCACGCTCAGCCAAGATGGACGTGTCCTCTCCGATGCCAATGGCACGCAGGAAAACGGCGTCTGGAATCCCCTCGACTCCGCCAATGCCACCATGGAAATGAACAACTCCCAGATCGCATTACATCTGAACAGCGATGGCAAAATAAAAGCCACGATGCTGATGGGCGACAAAACATACGAATGGTATTATGAAAAATAG